A window of the Brassica napus cultivar Da-Ae chromosome C5, Da-Ae, whole genome shotgun sequence genome harbors these coding sequences:
- the LOC106363003 gene encoding uncharacterized protein LOC106363003, translated as MELIRDLKKAKCAEYDDVKRDPVFTHIMAIAENDLKFSGKLVDSFICRQLITSKLHEKWFVFARTPLRFSLQEYHAVTGLKITRETNSDVVKGKNDGFFWSNLLHTGGKITLQSSRKVHLQEVHTWTRLDRMRLIYLCVIVGVVMGRDEKVSIPHMYIKLVMDFNKVRKFHWGLHSYDFLLSLIVKARKKLGKKESYIFEGFSYALQIWIMEAIPDFGEILGRRVSDSFKGPRCGNWKGVAKVSYEDIIELEDSLTKKDNLFSVILVTGNGDVFLDADYTRKGEMEDERVDLLLERIRNKYDWSSTDWPVLDPEETKMEEPDCHDRGSEADKSVDHTDVVADEETSSVKVAGKGKRKFLDEGAETRKKKVLCKRSAEKYLTFGPKTKSFIEGLIHTSVTSLGDVLSMQMANMERVFIERMGKMEIEVSQLKDAISLTGEGSYPSKKEAEEAPLNSKAKQAPPKSKGAQAPPKSKGSQAPPKRKGDQPTPTKKWNDEQIDRTKEDSPDAALVFFREEDWEKVRTWSTSSTRLRIGPATLDFEIDNHLMDKYEWVNSLEIDAAMYVFRERTSLKRWRPHRVAFMTVVFSNMIKKEYGHLEAQGRKSYMLHNLLLQYGKGVLPPHGMTHEIWNIDVDRLYVPVHVSANHWIALCISFVTRSIDVFDCSGRKRYKEVDGFANLISRIVKAVQPMRHQKDFTVGAYTVSYVPVGNLNKSACDCGVYAVKFIECHALGLELSLLHDGNIIEARHRILWDLWEAANDPELIDRMSKYHPECLSSTVEEIL; from the exons ATGGAACTTATCAGAGATCTGAAGAAAGCTAAGTGTGCAGAGTACGATGATGTGAAGAGAGATCCTGTTTTCACACATATCATGGCTATTGCCGAAAATGATCTCAAGTTCTCCGGGAAACTAGTGGATAGCTTCATATGTAGGCAGCTGATTACCTCAAAGCTGCATGAGAAGTGGTTTGTTTTTGCGAGGACGCCGCTCCGGTTTTCGCTTCAGGAGTACCATGCTGTGACAGGTCTCAAGATTACACGAGAAACTAACAGTGACGTAGTGAAAGGGAAAAACGACGGGTTTTTTTGGAGTAACCTACTGCACACAGGTGGTAAGATCACCTTGCAGTCGAGCAGAAAGGTTCATCTACAAGAAGTTCACACCTGGACTCGGCTTGATAGGATGAGGTTGATCTACTTGTGTGTAATAGTGGGTGTGGTGAtggggagagatgagaaggtgTCCATCCCTCATATGTACATCAAGTTGGTGATGGATTTTAACAAGGTTCGGAAGTTCCATTGGGGTCTTCACTCGTATGATTTCCTGCTGAGTTTGATTGTGAAGGCTAGGAAGAAGTTGGGTAAGAAGGAGAGCTACATTTTCGAGGGTTTCTCCTATGCTCTCCAGATTTGGATTATGGAGGCAATTCCTGATTTTGGAGAAATATTAGGCAGAAGAGTCTCAGACAGCTTCAAAGGTCCAAGGTGTGGCAATTGGAAAGGAGTTGCAAAAGTTTCTTATGAAGACATCATTGAGCTCGAAGACTCCTTAACTAAGAAG GATAACTTGTTCTCGGTCATATTAGTGACTGGTAATGGTGATGTGTTTCTAGATGCTGACTATACAAGGAAGGGTGAGATGGAAGATGAACGAGTGGACCTTCTTTTGGAGAGGATCAGGAACAAGTATGATTGGAGCAGCACAGACTGGCCAGTTTTAGACCCTGAAGAAACTAAAATGGAGGAACCCGACTGCCATGATAGAGGGTCAGAAGCTGATAAGAGCGTGGATCATACAGATGTTGTAGCAGACGAGGAGACCTCTTCGGTTAAGGTTGCAGGAAAAGGCAAGAGAAAGTTTCTTGATGAAGGAGCAGagacaagaaagaagaaggtgCTGTGTAAGCGATCAGCAGAAAAGTATCTGACTTTTGGTCCTAAAACTAAGAGTTTCATTGAGGGTCTTATCCACACATCTGTCACTTCATTGGGAGATGTGCTCAGTATGCAAATGGCGAATATGGAGAGGGTGTTTATAGAGAGGATGGGGAAGATGGAGATTGAGGTTTCACAGCTCAAGGACGCAATCAGTTTGACTGGTGAAGGAAGCTATCCTAGCAagaaagaagctgaagaagctcCACTAAACAGCAAAGCCAAGCAAGCTCCACCTAAGAGCAAAGGCGCTCAAGCTCCACCTAAGAGCAAAGGCTCTCAAGCTCCACCTAAGCGCAAAGGCGATCAACCTACTCCAACAAAAAAG TGGAATGATGAGCAAATAGATCGAACCAAAGAGGACTCGCCAGATGCCGCGTTGGTGTTTTTCCGTGAAGAGGATTGGGAAAAAGTTAGAACTTGGTCAACTTCCTCCAC ACGTCTACGGATTGGACCTGCCactttagattttgagattgatAATCATCTTATGGATAAATATGAGTGGGTTAATAGCTTG GAGATTGACGCCGCAATGTACGTATTCCGGGAGAGAACATCTTTGAAACGATGGAGACCTCATCGTGTCGCCTTCATGACTGTCGTCTTCAGCAATATGATTAAAAAAGAGTATGGTCATTTAGAAGCTCAGGGTAGAAAGAGCTACATGCTTCATAATTTGCTACTGCAGTACGGTAAAGGGGTCCTTCCACCACATGGCATGACACATGAGATATGGAATATAGATGTGGATCGGCTGTATGTCCCTGTTCATGTCAGTGCGAATCATTGGATCGCCTTGTGCATCAGTTTCGTGACGAGGAGCATTGATGTGTTCGACTGCTCGGGTAGGAAAAGGTACAAGGAGGTGGATGGGTTCGCAAACCTTATTTCGCGTATTGTCAAGGCAGTTCAGCCTATGAGACACCAGAAGGATTTCACAGTCGGTGCATATACTGTTTCCTATGTCCCCGTTGGGAATCTGAATAAAAGTGCATGTGACTGTGGCGTCTATGCAGTGAAGTTCATTGAGTGCCATGCGCTTGGATTGGAGTTGTCGTTGTTGCATGATGGTAACATTATCGAAGCTCGCCACAGGATTTTATGGGATCTTTGGGAAGCAGCTAATGATCCGGAATTGATTGACAGGATGTCAAAGTATCACCCAGAGTGTCTCTCTTCGACTGTAGAGGAGATTCTGTGA